GCCAGTTTGTCCTCTACCTTTTCTGTGATCCTGTCCAGGTCAACATCCAGCTTCTGCAACAACGTGGGCACTAAGCCCCCGGTTTGTTCCAGCATTTCTAGAAGCAGGTGTTCACAATCTATCTGCTGGTTGTGATATCTGGCAGCTATCGTGGTTGAGCCCTGGATAGCCTCCTGGGCTTTCTGAGTGAAACGATTCAGATCCATACTTTTTCCCCTATGGTTCTATCCCAAATGATCAATGAACTTTATATGTCTTATAAGCGCTGTTCGACTCACTGTACTTAAAAATGGATATTAATCATCCGGAGGGATTTCTCCAGATGACTGACTGTGCTGCTGCCATGGACCAGCATGTAAAAAGGATGGTAGGGCCATGGCCCGAAGGTCATGCCCCGCACCCAGATACAGGTGCAATAAAAATATAGCCCTTTATGCTTACTCGATGAGGATTTTCTTCTTCTCTTCAATCTGCAGTTTTGGCAGTTCCACAGTGAGCACACCGTTCTCCAGTTTTGCCTTAGCACCCTCTGATGTTACCGCTTCAGGCAGGGTAAGTGTCCTTGAGAACATCTTATATGTACGCTCCCTGCGCATGTATCCCTCTTCCTCGCTCTCTGTCTCCGTACCGGACTTTGCCGAGATGCTTATGAGGTTCTCCTGGACGTCGATGTTGACATTCTGCTTGTCAACTCCCGGAAGGTCGGCTGTCACTAAGAGCTTATCTCCCCGGTCCTGAACATCCACAAGGGGTGCCAGAGTATCAGCTTCGGTCCAGCGGTCTCCCATAGTCATGTCCTTGAACATACTGTTCAACTGCTGC
This DNA window, taken from Methanomethylovorans hollandica DSM 15978, encodes the following:
- a CDS encoding Hsp20/alpha crystallin family protein — its product is MKFGLTGWTPVRTARWDPFDEMRQMQQQLNSMFKDMTMGDRWTEADTLAPLVDVQDRGDKLLVTADLPGVDKQNVNIDVQENLISISAKSGTETESEEEGYMRRERTYKMFSRTLTLPEAVTSEGAKAKLENGVLTVELPKLQIEEKKKILIE